One window of the Trifolium pratense cultivar HEN17-A07 linkage group LG2, ARS_RC_1.1, whole genome shotgun sequence genome contains the following:
- the LOC123910810 gene encoding glutathione S-transferase zeta class-like, which translates to MASASVVVGVGEAEEEEHNNKLILYSFWRSSCSFRVRIALNFKGLKYDYKQVNLLKGEQSHPEFLQLNPVGFVPVLVDGPAVISDSFAIIMYLEDKYPQHPLLPTDIHKRAINFQAVSIVSSSIQPLQNLSLLTYIEGKAGPDEKLSWVQSVIKKGFTALEKLLKEHTGRFATGDEVFMADIFLAPQIHSAFKKFNIDMTEFPTLSRLHETYYEVPAFREALPENQPDAAG; encoded by the exons Atg GCAAGTGCAAgtgttgttgttggtgttggtgaagcagaagaagaagaacacaatAATAAGCTGATTCTGTATTCATTTTGGAGAAGTTCATGTTCCTTCCGAGTCCGAATTGCTCTTAACTTTAAAG GCCTCAAATATGACTACAAACAAGTCAATCTCTTGAAGGGAGAACAATCTCATCCTG AGTTTCTCCAGCTCAACCCTGTTGGTTTTGTTCCTGTTCTTGTCGATGGCCCTGCTGTTATTTCCGACTCTTTCGCCATTATTATG TATTTGGAGGATAAGTACCCTCAACATCCTTTGCTCCCTACTGATATTCACAAAAGAGCAATCAATTTCCAG GCTGTCAGTATTGTTTCTTCATCAATACAACCTCTTCAAAACCTAAGTCTCCTG ACGTACATAGAGGGAAAAGCTGGCCCTGATGAAAAACTTTCATGGGTCCAGAGTGTAATTAAAAAAGGCTTCACAG CTCTTGAAAAGCTATTGAAAGAACACACTGGGAGGTTTGCTACTGGAGATGAAGTTTTCATG GCAGATATATTTTTAGCACCTCAGATACACTCTGCATTTAAGAAATTCAACATTGACATG ACTGAGTTCCCTACTCTATCAAGATTACACGAGACATATTATGAGGTCCCAGCATTCCGGGAGGCTTTGCCAGAGAATCAACCAGATGCAGCAGGCTAG
- the LOC123910809 gene encoding START domain-containing protein 10 isoform X1, translated as MSRTVPCSRSWSISEDSLKRYVQFASESCIQELLAASDTNRSGNSNNDGWKVLTLDNGVEISKRRSGSLHTFRSRWVLRSVSPQQFITVANAIDAAKQWDSDLVEARYIKEIEDNLSIIRLRFGDNSKPLFRNREFIVYERRQTMEDGTVVVAVASLPKEIAAGLHPKQNNSIRGLLLQSGWVVEKLEDNSCAVTYVVQLDPAGWLPKCFVNKFNTKLVMIIENLRKLAQACPIDAQI; from the exons ATGAGCAGAACTGTACCTTGCAGCCGATCCTG GTCGATTAGTGAAGACTCGCTTAAAAGGTACGTGCAGTTTGCGAGTGAAAGCTGCATACAGGAGTTATTAGCGGCTTCAGACACAAACAGATCAGGAAACTCAAACAATGATGGATGGAAAGTGCTCACTCTTGACAATGGTGTTGAGATATCAAAAAGAAGGTCGGGTTCACTTCACACTTTTCGCAGCCGTTGGGTGCTTAGATCTGTCTCTCCACAACAGTTCATCACTGTGGCTAATGCAATTGATGCTGCAAAG CAATGGGACTCTGATTTGGTGGAAGCAAGGTACATCAAAGAAATTGAAGACAACCTCAGCATAATTCGTCTTAGGTTTGGAGATAATTCAAAGCCTCTTTTCAGGAATAGAGAATTCATTGTCTACGAGCGCCGTCAAACCATGGAAGATGGCACTGTG GTTGTAGCAGTTGCTTCACTGCCAAAGGAAATAGCTGCTGGGTTACATCCAAAGCAAAATAATTCAATCAGAGGACTATTGTTACAATCAGGTTGGGTAGTTGAGAAGCTTGAAGATAATTCATGTGCCGTTACTTATGTTGTTCag TTAGATCCTGCAGGGTGGCTTCCCAAGTGTTTTGTCAATAAATTCAACACAAAACTGGTTATGATCATTGAAAACCTTAGAAAATTAGCCCAAGCATGTCCAATTGATGCTCAAATTTGA
- the LOC123904624 gene encoding F-box protein At5g49610-like, whose protein sequence is MKMIKVDDENEGRLNTDIIFDILSRVPAKPLLDMKCISRGWHNIISNRSFIKAQLQNTQLDLNGFIVQDRYMISKRDIKTVSYIPVDSKNAAKLVHHTVFSFLPEDVVVLASCKGIVCCRSCLPSPNPTIYLCNPSNREWIQFKWSPPCDITESIALAFDFEPSKFKLVRLKRIQLNNYEDENEDEDDFFFTFELYCSETKAWRKSTEMCNCKDDLIKNRGIYIGGLLHWLTEGDQILTFDVEKEMSLLIPVPVPLENEFRTVAACIGEYEGRLHYVQVSEQGLHVWCLEDLYEFKWILKDCKLLENFEAEYPRFFFNLKNRVLESEDTTNPWMNPLGFKDGKLLIKVAAELYIYDMKKDKMVHACSFLQLKPQSMSHPTVFPLSLTLVSLKDA, encoded by the coding sequence atgaagatgattaAAGTTGATGATGAGAACGAGGGTCGTTTGAACACAGATATTATCTTTGATATTCTGTCACGTGTTCCGGCCAAGCCTTTGCTTGACATGAAGTGTATTTCCAGAGGATGGCATAACATCATTTCAAACCGTTCATTCATCAAAGCTCAACTCCAAAACACACAGCTTGATTTAAACGGTTTCATTGTTCAAGATAGGTACATGATCAGCAAACGAGATATCAAAACGGTTAGTTACATTCCGGTGGACTCCAAAAATGCTGCCAAACTAGTTCACCACACCGTTTTCTCTTTTCTTCCCGAAGACGTTGTTGTTTTGGCATCGTGTAAAGGAATTGTCTGCTGCCGTAGCTGTTTGCCTTCTCCAAATCCAACCATCTATCTCTGCAATCCTTCAAATAGAGAGTGGATTCAATTCAAGTGGTCTCCTCCATGCGACATAACTGAGAGTATTGCACTTGCTTTTGATTTTGAgccatcaaaattcaaattggtGAGACTGAAACGCATCCAGTTGAACAAttatgaagatgaaaatgaGGATGAGGATGATTTCTTCTTCACATTTGAGCTGTACTGTTCAGAAACCAAAGCTTGGAGGAAATCAACTGAGATGTGCAATTGCAAAGATGATCTGATTAAAAACAGAGGCATATACATTGGAGGATTATTGCATTGGCTAACAGAAGGTGATCAAATCCTCACATTTGATGTTGAAAAGGAGATGTCATTACTGATTCCAGTACCTGTTCCTCTTGAAAATGAGTTTAGGACTGTTGCAGCGTGTATCGGAGAATATGAAGGAAGACTTCATTATGTTCAGGTATCAGAACAAGGTCTTCATGTGTGGTGCCTTGAAGATTTGTATGAGTTTAAATGGATACTCAAGGATTGCAAACTTTTGGAGAATTTTGAAGCAGAGTATCCGCGcttctttttcaatttaaagAATAGAGTATTGGAGAGTGAGGATACAACAAATCCATGGATGAATCCTCTTGGTTTCAAAGATGGGAAATTGCTAATCAAGGTGGCCGCAGAGTTGTACATCTATGACATGAAGAAAGACAAGATGGTTCATGCTTGTTCTTTTTTGCAACTCAAGCCACAATCCATGTCGCATCCCACGGTGTTTCCTCTTTCCCTGACTTTGGTTTCCCTAAAAGATGCTTAG
- the LOC123910811 gene encoding glutathione S-transferase zeta class, protein MASASVVVVGVGEAEKEEHNNKLILYSYWRSSCSFRVRIALNFKGLKYDYKPVNLLKGEQSHPEFLQLNPVGFVPVLVDGPAVISDSFAIIMYLEDKYPQHPLLPTDIHKRAINFQAVSIVSSSIQPLQNLNLLKYIEGKVGPDEKLPWVQSVIRKGFTALEKLLKEHTGRYATGDEVFMADIFLAPQLHTAVKRFNIDMNDFPTLSRLHDTYYEVPAFREALPENQPDAAG, encoded by the exons ATG GCAAGCGcaagtgttgttgttgttggcgtTGGTGAAGCAGAAAAAGAAGAACACAATAATAAGCTGATTCTGTATTCATATTGGAGGAGTTCATGTTCCTTCCGAGTCCGAATTGCTCTCAACTTCAAAG GTCTCAAATATGACTACAAACCAGTCAATCTCTTGAAGGGAGAACAATCTCATCCTG AGTTTCTCCAGCTCAACCCTGTTGGTTTTGTTCCTGTTCTTGTCGATGGCCCTGCTGTTATTTCCGACTCTTTCGCCATTATTATG TATTTGGAGGATAAGTATCCTCAACATCCTTTGCTCCCTACTGATATTCACAAAAGAGCAATCAATTTCCAG GCTGTCAGTATTGTTTCTTCATCAATACAACCTCTTCAAAACCTAAATCTCCTG AAGTACATAGAGGGAAAAGTTGGCCCTGATGAGAAACTTCCATGGGTCCAGAGTGTAATTAGAAAAGGTTTCACAG CTCTTGAAAAGCTATTGAAAGAACACACTGGGAGGTATGCTACTGGAGATGAAGTTTTCATG GCGGATATATTTTTAGCACCTCAGTTACACACTGCAGTTAAGAGATTCAACATTGACATG AATGATTTCCCTACTCTATCAAGATTACACGATACATATTATGAGGTCCCAGCATTCCGGGAGGCTTTGCCAGAGAATCAGCCAGATGCAGCCGGCTAG
- the LOC123910807 gene encoding uncharacterized protein LOC123910807 isoform X2, which produces MELKLVTSTITSSSSSSRSLLGAAALCDCSNASSCSYDNRRYRGGHNIIIVASKSKKKKQHQQQGSSSHSPPPPPPPRITSNAKENLRALKMWKEHQQRKSSTPRPSTSYRKKKAEKEDTITIHHDDDDDNTDYYGDPTTALYNTNQLGIIDNAVPVMLVDGYNVCGYWIKLKKHFMNGNLEIARQKLIHELLTFSKLRDLKVVVVFDAHKSGFPDHKECAFGIDIVFSSATSADTWIEKEVSALKEDGCPDVWVVTSDHDQQHAANGAGAYVWSCKTLITE; this is translated from the exons ATGGAATTGAAATTAGTTACATcaacaataacatcatcatcatcatcatcacgtTCGTTGTTAGGAGCAGCAGCACTATGTGATTGCAGCAATGCTTCTTCTTGTTCTTATGATAACAGAAGATACAGGGGGGGGCACAATATCATAATAGTAGCTTCCAAaagcaagaagaagaagcagCATCAACAGCAG GGTTCTTCTTCTcattctcctcctcctcctcctcctcccagAATCACATCTAATGCCAAGGAAAACCTTCGCGCCCTCAAGATGTGGAAG gaGCACCAACAACGAAAATCTAGCACTCCTAGACCTTCCACCAGTTACCGTAAAAAGAAGGCCGAGAAAGAGGATACTATTACTATCCACCACGATGACGATGACGACAACACTGATTACTATGGTGATCCTACCACTGCTCTCTACAA TACAAACCAGTTGGGTATAATAGACAATGCTGTCCCTGTTATGCTTGTTGATGGTTATAATGTTTGTGGATATTGGATCAAACTCAAGAAACATTTTATGAATGGAAATCTTGAGATTGCTCGCCAAAAGCTAATTCACGAGCTTCTGACCTTTAGTAAGCTCAGAG ACCTCAAAGTCGTTGTTGTATTTGATGCCCATAAGTCTGGATTCCCCGATCACAAGGAATGTGCCTTCGG CATCGACATTGTTTTCTCAAGTGCAACATCTGCTGATACATGGATTGAAAAAGAG GTTTCAGCTTTAAAGGAGGACGGTTGCCCCGATGTCTGGGTTGTCACTTCTGATCACGATCAACAGCATGCAGCAAATGGAGCA GGAGCCTATGTTTGGAGTTGCAAGACACTTATAACTGAG TAG
- the LOC123910809 gene encoding uncharacterized protein LOC123910809 isoform X2 has product MSRTVPCSRSWSISEDSLKRYVQFASESCIQELLAASDTNRSGNSNNDGWKVLTLDNGVEISKRRSGSLHTFRSRWVLRSVSPQQFITVANAIDAAKQWDSDLVEARYIKEIEDNLSIIRLRFGDNSKPLFRNREFIVYERRQTMEDGTVVVAVASLPKEIAAGLHPKQNNSIRGLLLQSGWVVEKLEDNSCAVTYVVQILQGGFPSVLSINSTQNWL; this is encoded by the exons ATGAGCAGAACTGTACCTTGCAGCCGATCCTG GTCGATTAGTGAAGACTCGCTTAAAAGGTACGTGCAGTTTGCGAGTGAAAGCTGCATACAGGAGTTATTAGCGGCTTCAGACACAAACAGATCAGGAAACTCAAACAATGATGGATGGAAAGTGCTCACTCTTGACAATGGTGTTGAGATATCAAAAAGAAGGTCGGGTTCACTTCACACTTTTCGCAGCCGTTGGGTGCTTAGATCTGTCTCTCCACAACAGTTCATCACTGTGGCTAATGCAATTGATGCTGCAAAG CAATGGGACTCTGATTTGGTGGAAGCAAGGTACATCAAAGAAATTGAAGACAACCTCAGCATAATTCGTCTTAGGTTTGGAGATAATTCAAAGCCTCTTTTCAGGAATAGAGAATTCATTGTCTACGAGCGCCGTCAAACCATGGAAGATGGCACTGTG GTTGTAGCAGTTGCTTCACTGCCAAAGGAAATAGCTGCTGGGTTACATCCAAAGCAAAATAATTCAATCAGAGGACTATTGTTACAATCAGGTTGGGTAGTTGAGAAGCTTGAAGATAATTCATGTGCCGTTACTTATGTTGTTCag ATCCTGCAGGGTGGCTTCCCAAGTGTTTTGTCAATAAATTCAACACAAAACTGGTTATGA